The Halostagnicola larsenii XH-48 DNA segment ATACACGTTCGGTGAATACTCTGGTGAAATGGACGACCTCACTGGATTCCAACGTGACCTCCTGTATGTAATCAACGGTGCCGACCGGCCATCTGGTCAGGACATCAAGGAGGAAGCCGAACAGTATTACAATGCAGATATCAACCACGGCCGTCTATATCCAAACCTCGATACGATCGTGAACAAACAACTCGTCGAGAAAGGCCAACTGGATAGACGAACGAATTATTACGCCATCACAGATGCAGGAAAAGACATAATCCAAGAACGTCGGGATTGGGAGAACCAGTACCTTGAATCGTGACACATAGTGCGAGCGCATACCCGCGTCTTCAGCGATTCAAACCGTATAGTTTTGTGATGTGAATCTCTGGTACGAGTATGAAAGGTCAACGGGGGATTGAACTCACAAAAACTGTGGTCGTCCATATCGAGATGTTAACAGCACTCCAGAAGGAAGAGGAGATCACGAGCCACCAACTCGAACGGTCCCTCGATTACTCACGAGCGACGATTAATCGCCATCTGACAACCCTCCGTAACGCGGAACTCATCACAACTGTAGACGGCAACCATGCGCTTACGGATTTTGGAGCGATAATTCTCCAAGAAGTGAGAAACCTCTGCCAAGAACTGAACGTCTCGGCGCAACGTCCGGATCTCGTCGAACAACTACACGTATGCCCGGTTGATTTCGAAATCGGCCTGCTAGCGGGAGCGACAGTAACGATGGCGACGCCTGAAGACCCCTACCAGATGCACGATCGTTACCTTGGATTTTGGCGCGATACAGAGCGCGTGAAAGGCGCTCGAAGTATTAGCGTGATTCCTCCGGATATCGTCGAGGAACTCAAACCAAAGCTCCGCGGGACGGTCGAAGTGGACAGTATCTGGACTCCCCAAGCCGCGACACAATATTTCGAACGATATCCGGAAATGAAGTCGGCGTGGATGGAGGGGCCGCGGGCACAGATCCGTATCACGAGCGAACCGATTCCGGCCCAGTTCGGCGTTTTTGATAACCGACTCGCATTCACCGTCCATGACGACGAGACTGGCTATCCACGCGCACTGGTGGATACGGACGACCCCGAGGCGATTGAGTGGGCTCACCGCCTCCATCGTTATTACTGCGATCGATCTCAGACACTGGAGAGTTGGCTCGAGACAACCGAGAAAACGTAAATTGGATGACTGCTCGATCGCTACTCACTCCGGTGGATTCGGCATCTCGAAGTCGAAAAGACCCTCACGGATGTGCGCTGGCGCTTCCGTCTTGCCCCACGTGAGCAACTCACCTGTTATCTCGGGATCCGAGAAGTCGATGTGACGCTCTTCCTCGTTGCCCCAATCGTAGACGTGTTTCGGTAACCACTCGGTGTGTTTCATCTCGTTGAATATCCGCTCTGCCGTCGTCTCTGGAGGGATTTTACCAGCATTGTAGGCATCTAGCGTCTCCGACATCGTCTGCAGCATCTCCTCTTTCTCTGATTCGAACGGTGCTTGGTCTCCAGGACGGGATTCCTGAAGTAGCGACTCGAATTCCTCGAGGTCACCCGACGCGAAGTATTTCAAGCAATGGCGTTGGATATACAAGTCCGGAAAGATAGATTCTGCGAGTATCATCTGTGTCCATGCGTTCCACACCTCGAAATCAGCCATCGAATTGTATCCATTGCTAACGAGTAGATCAGCAGTAGTAAGCTGTCTCCTGTGTAGAGCATCTATCGGGCTAAAATGATCTGCAGAGAAGTCTTCTGTCTCGAAGGCCTCTATAAGGAGGGTCGTCGAGAGAAACACGGATTCAAACGTGTGAACCAGCCCCTGTGAGTAGAGCGGATCGACGAATCCGTACGTGTGATTGGTCAGATAATGACGGTGACCCGAGGACTGGTTCGAACTCCGTTGTAATCGACCTGTCCGTATCCACGGTCTCACCGGATCAGCTGTTCCGAGATGACGCTCGATATCGGGGAATTCCCCGATGATCTCGTTGAACTCCTCTTCAGCGCTTAGCGACTCGTCACACGGATATTTCCTCCGATCGAGGAGTAACCCGACGCTCGCTTTGGTTTCGGTCGATCGTTCAAAGTTATCGAACGGAATAACCCATATCCACCCACCGTCGAATACATGATGCAGGGTTCCGTCGTGAAGGGAGTTAGACTGTTGGGGATGGTCCGACTCCTCTATGAGGTCGTCGAACGGTTCTAGGCCCTCGACGTGGGTGAAAATCGCTCGAGAGTTCGTCTCGAGAGCCGGCTGTTCATCTGGATAGCCCATTTTTTCAGCCAGGATCGAGTTGCCGCCCGTGGCATCGATGTAGAACGCCCCATTAATCGTTCCGTCGTTGGTAGTCACCGATACATTCTCGTTGTTGATTTCTACATCAGTTATCGGAGTTTCGTCGACATATTCTACGCCGTATTCCTCGGCGGATTGGACGAGATAGTGATCAACGTGTTCGCGTAGCAGATGGCTCTCTTTATAAAAGGGCATCTCCGGAGGTACCAGCTGGTGTGCATGCCTCCCACTGAACGACTTTCCAGGTTCATGGTAGGCGAACCCCACGGAATGTTTGACGCCACAGGATTGGGTAATGTTGTCTACTACCTTGTTTGCATCACTCAAATATTTGATTTCAGGGATATCGAAGTATTCGCCGACGATCCACATCCACACAGCGCTTAACGGCAGCATCGCCTCACCGATCGCAAACCGTGGATGTGTCTTGGACTCAATCATCAGTACATCGAGATCGTTCGCGGCAAGAATCATCGAAGAAGCCGACCCAGCTATTCCTGATCCGCCGATAATAACGTCGTAATCGTCCTTCATTGAGTACTGGAGTGTGACTCGGAGGCGTTAGTAATATTTTTGATAAGTAGTACTTGGATCGTGAGTCGATTGCAGCGTATGCGTAGATCTCATTTCGTGATTCTGTTCGTAGAAAACCTTCGTCAAGTAAAACTGATCGATCGCGGTAGCTACCTCCTTTCTCAAATTGCTTGGCGTGTCCGTCCATGCGTGCGGCTAGGTTGAACTTGAGGCCACGGTCACCTGACTTGATCTCGTCCACGATCTTGTCATCCTGCAATTCACTCGAGACAGCGACTGACCTGGTAAGTGCGAGATTTGTTCCGTCGAGAGCGACGACTGCTCGATCGAGCCACTCGAAGCGCTTTCGTTGAACACTGCGTTGATGATACAGTTGGGGTAACGGAGCAGCTCGAAGAAGACACGAACGACCGCGCGGTAGTCTCGATTGTTCGTGTGCCGGGAGAAGGTCGAGGCAGCCATCTCCTCCACCTCTGCGTGCGTTGCGGTCTTTTCAGCGAGTTCAGCGAGCGTGTCGAACGGGTCGATGGCCTCGAAAATCCCGACTCTGAGATGGTTTGCGAAATCGTGCGTGTTGGTGTAGGTGCCAACTCCGAACTGATCGGCGACGAACTCGCTGTCGACTGCGTCGATCAGCGAGTAAAAATCGCCCGCAATCGTGGGTGACTGTCTCCAGTCTCGGCTGAGATTTTGTTCCGGAAATGACTGTGTCTGCTGATGTATTGTTTTCGCCATCTCGATGGGTTTGTCGAGACGAGGCTGGATTTAAGTACCTGAAATGGGACAGTTTTCGATGAGGTTTCGGTCGGCGTAGTTGACCCGACCGCTCATCCCTACTCGAGCAAGGGCAGTCCGGTATCCAAATTGATCGACGAGAAACAGCGTCCCGGAGAGATCGTGTTTTTCGCGGAGTCTATGTAAAAACTCAGCTATCGGATCGGTGCCGTGGCGGCCAAACAACTTCGTCTCGAGGCCTATTGCAGCGTATAACCAAGACTACTTGCCGTTGATTTTGACAGCGGTCTCGTCGACCGCGACCCGCGACGGCGGGTTGGGAACGCTGTCAGCCAGCCGATCATCCAGATTCCACAAGCGGAGTTTCACGCTCCAGTTCGAGAACTCGTCACGAGACTGACTGACAGCGTCGACGACATCCACGGAATCGTCCTCTTTGGCAGTGTCGCTCGAGGGGATGCTGATCGACGAAGCGATATCGATTGTTTTGTACTCGTCGACGGTGGACAGGCGACAGCCCAGCAAACCGCAGACGAACTAACGTCAGAGTTGAATGAGCAACCGTTCGATGGTGATCGGTACAAGTTCCACGTCCTCGTCGAATCCGGTGAGAGTGCACGTCGATACGGGGATCGACTGCGGGAAATCTTCGCCACCGGATTAACGCTCGAACGATCCGACGCTCTCACCCAACTCAAAGAGGAGGTGCTGACGAATGGACGATAGCTACGTCGACGAAGTTCTCACCAACGCTGAGGTGGCCTTTCAGCAGACCCGTGGACAAACTGGTGAGTCTGATCTGGATGTCTCGAACACTGCTTTCGTCCAGTTACGGAAGGCCTGTCGACTCCTCGAAGCAGCACGAACGCTCCACGAACAGAACGGATACTTACGGTAATAATCGAGGTGCTCAAAAACGCAAAGCGTTTTTGGGATCGCAGAAATCTCTGATTTCCGTAGACCTCGTTTGTGGCCGCTGAGCGCAGTATTCAGTTTTATCTACTGCATCGTGGACACGCATCCGGGGAGGACCTACGCTACGAACACACGGAGGTGTACCAGCAAGGCGTAACGGTGAATCTGTTCAGCCAAGAGTTTGCCGACCGCCTTACCCAACTCTGGAAGCAGAACCGAGCCGAAGTGTACTATCGCGAGACGGTTGCCAGTGCCGAGCAGGCCGATGCAATGCTGGCACTTGCCGAAGCAGCTCACCAATATATCCTGAATGCCGCGACACTTCGGCACGAATGCGTCTGCTCTCAGTGAGCGATGTGAACCCCGTCCTTCATATCCGCCAATTCGGGGAGTAGAACGTGATGGGGTTCGTACCAGATCGTGAGGGACTCGCCGGGGTCAAGCGTCTCTGCCTTCCAAAGAATCGGATCTGCAGAGATCGCACTCCCGTCCAGTAGTGCACGTAATACTCGCCACTGTTGCGCTGAGGACACACGTTCGATGCGACCATTCTTACAGCGCTTCTCTCTCACGGACCTGTTATCTGGGACGATTACCCTTCGTCGTCGGTCACTCCGAATGCTCGTTCTTTTCGACTTCCGTGACGATCACGTCCCAGTCAGGATGTTCGACGCCGTTCCGACATTCGAATCCGCCTTCTACATCGATCCCACTCTCGTAGGCCTTGCGAAGGAGCGCTTTCAGCTCCGCGTTCAATTCCTCCTTCGACGTAAGCGCGATCTCCTCAGAAGTCATCTTTCCGCGCCCCTTTCGTATTTCTCCGCTGTGAGTTCGTGTTCTGGTGTTATGGTGATCACACCGTAGCTGTGTACGGTTATCGCGTGCCCTTCGTGCGTGAATGTAACGTGGGAATCTCCGTCCGTTCCGTTTCGAACGTGGACGAGCGCATCTACTTCGTCGGGGTCAACAGTAGAATGGAGCGGGTCGAGTTCAACCGGATCAGTGTCCATTATGTCCGCCAGCGTTGCGATAACAGCCATGCTCGCAGGTGTCACCTCCTGATCAAACTGGGTGCGAACAGTCCCAGATTCAGGAGCGTACTTGACCGCTTCGACTCCAACCCCAGATACCTTCGTGGCCATCTCTACTGATTCTAGCCGTCTGAATCGATTCAATAGGGTTACTGATTATACAGAGGGTTTAATACGGGGAAACTATCCAAACGATCACAACGAACTGCTGAGCGTCGCTCCAATGAGGCGTCGATGCCCGCGTCGGAGGCGTGATGAAAGCGACTGCTGGGTGATACCGAGCTCGTCAGCGATCTCTTCGAGCGACGTCTCGCGTGGAGTGTCGAAGTAGCCCCGCTCGTAGGCCAATATCAGCGCTTCACGTTGGGTCTCGGTCAACTCGTAGCCTTCGCCCTGAATCGGAAGCATTGCGTGGACGGCGGTGATCGCTATCGGAATGTCGTCTTCCTGGCAGTACTCTCGAAATTCGGCGATTGCCTCCTGACTCTCGGCGCGCACCTCGAATCGCCACTCGTCTTTCGTACCGATTCCGGAGAGCACGACGACGTTGGCCTCGGCAAGCGCACTCAAGATACCGAAGTAGTCTTGCTCCCACTCGGCACACATGAGATACTCGTCTTCGACGCGATCGACCAGTCGGATGTTGCTCACGCCGGCGTGTTGTTCGAACGCAGCTCCGATGTCCTCCGTTTTCGCACCGCGTACCCAGAAATACGGGATAATCAGCGTCTCGTGTGGAATCAGTCGCTCCAGTTCGACGGTCACACTCGGCAAATTCTCGAACACACTCCCCAGTGGAAACTCCGCTACCGGACTCGTAAACTCCATTACAGTCGCCATGTT contains these protein-coding regions:
- a CDS encoding PadR family transcriptional regulator yields the protein MDDLTGFQRDLLYVINGADRPSGQDIKEEAEQYYNADINHGRLYPNLDTIVNKQLVEKGQLDRRTNYYAITDAGKDIIQERRDWENQYLES
- a CDS encoding helix-turn-helix transcriptional regulator, with protein sequence MKGQRGIELTKTVVVHIEMLTALQKEEEITSHQLERSLDYSRATINRHLTTLRNAELITTVDGNHALTDFGAIILQEVRNLCQELNVSAQRPDLVEQLHVCPVDFEIGLLAGATVTMATPEDPYQMHDRYLGFWRDTERVKGARSISVIPPDIVEELKPKLRGTVEVDSIWTPQAATQYFERYPEMKSAWMEGPRAQIRITSEPIPAQFGVFDNRLAFTVHDDETGYPRALVDTDDPEAIEWAHRLHRYYCDRSQTLESWLETTEKT
- a CDS encoding NAD(P)/FAD-dependent oxidoreductase, which encodes MKDDYDVIIGGSGIAGSASSMILAANDLDVLMIESKTHPRFAIGEAMLPLSAVWMWIVGEYFDIPEIKYLSDANKVVDNITQSCGVKHSVGFAYHEPGKSFSGRHAHQLVPPEMPFYKESHLLREHVDHYLVQSAEEYGVEYVDETPITDVEINNENVSVTTNDGTINGAFYIDATGGNSILAEKMGYPDEQPALETNSRAIFTHVEGLEPFDDLIEESDHPQQSNSLHDGTLHHVFDGGWIWVIPFDNFERSTETKASVGLLLDRRKYPCDESLSAEEEFNEIIGEFPDIERHLGTADPVRPWIRTGRLQRSSNQSSGHRHYLTNHTYGFVDPLYSQGLVHTFESVFLSTTLLIEAFETEDFSADHFSPIDALHRRQLTTADLLVSNGYNSMADFEVWNAWTQMILAESIFPDLYIQRHCLKYFASGDLEEFESLLQESRPGDQAPFESEKEEMLQTMSETLDAYNAGKIPPETTAERIFNEMKHTEWLPKHVYDWGNEEERHIDFSDPEITGELLTWGKTEAPAHIREGLFDFEMPNPPE
- a CDS encoding nucleotidyltransferase domain-containing protein; this translates as MVLFGSVARGDADRRSDIDCFVLVDGGQATAQQTADELTSELNEQPFDGDRYKFHVLVESGESARRYGDRLREIFATGLTLERSDALTQLKEEVLTNGR
- a CDS encoding HalOD1 output domain-containing protein → MATKVSGVGVEAVKYAPESGTVRTQFDQEVTPASMAVIATLADIMDTDPVELDPLHSTVDPDEVDALVHVRNGTDGDSHVTFTHEGHAITVHSYGVITITPEHELTAEKYERGAER
- a CDS encoding helix-turn-helix domain-containing protein, whose translation is MATVMEFTSPVAEFPLGSVFENLPSVTVELERLIPHETLIIPYFWVRGAKTEDIGAAFEQHAGVSNIRLVDRVEDEYLMCAEWEQDYFGILSALAEANVVVLSGIGTKDEWRFEVRAESQEAIAEFREYCQEDDIPIAITAVHAMLPIQGEGYELTETQREALILAYERGYFDTPRETSLEEIADELGITQQSLSSRLRRGHRRLIGATLSSSL